The following DNA comes from Dehalococcoidia bacterium.
GTGTATTGAGGGTGTTCGTCATATGGGTATGGACGGCGTCCAGGCCAGGGGCCTTCGGGCCGCCGCCGGCGCCGCCGGCCAGCGTCTCGTAGTAGGCGAAGGGCCTCCGGCGCAAGGAGTCGAAGCCGCCCACGGCGATGTTGTTCATCGTGCCGCTGCTCGCCGCTGGCACGATGTCCGGCAGCGCGCGGCCGAGGGCTCCGAGGACGGCGTCGACGATGCGCTGGGAGGTCTCCACGTTGCCGGCCGACACGGCACGGCCGGGGCTGGCATTGACGACGCTGCTCTCCGGGAGGATGACAGTCACGGGCCGGAAGCAGCCTGCGTTCATAGGCGCGTTTTCGCCGAGGAGACAGCGGACGACGTAATAGACGGCGGAGCGGGTGACAGCCGCGACCGCGTTCACAGACGAGTGGCGCTCGGCTGCCGAACCGGTGAAGTCGACGACGAGCTCGCCCTGCCCCGCCACGAGGGCGACCTGGATTGGGACGACGCCACGGGAGATCCCGTCGTTGTCGAGAGCGTCGCGGAAGCGGTAGGTGCCGGGAGGGATGCGGGCGAGGGCAGCGCGGGTGAGGCGCTCGGCGTAGTCCAAGAGGTCGCGCATGCGCGCGCGGAGGACGCCGGGGCCATACTTGGCGGCGATCTCCTGGAGGCGGCGCTCGCCAACGCGATGGGCGGCCATCTGGGCGTCGAGGTCGCCGCGGCGCTCGTCCGGCGTACGCACGTTTCGAAGGATGAGGGCGAGCGCTTCCTGGTTCAGCACGCCGCGCCGCATGAGCTTGAGGGGCGGGATGATGAGGCCCTCCTGCACTAGCTCCCTGGCGAGGGGCATCGAGCCGGGGGCCATGCCACCGATATCGGCCTGGTGGGCGCGGGAGGCGACGAAGCCGAGGAGGCGTCCCGGGCGGGCCGAGGAGCGCTCGAAGACGGGCGAGACCATTGTCACGTCCGGCAGGTGAGTGCCGCCGAGATAAGGGTCGTTCAGCAGGGCGAGGTCCCCCGGGGCAAAAGGCGCAAGCGAACGCACGGCCGCCACGGACTCAGGCATCGCGCCGAGGTGCACCGGGATGTGGGCCGCCTGGGCGATCAGGTTGCCGGTCGGGTCGAAGACGGCGCAGGAGAAGTCGCGGCGCTCGCGGATGTTGGGCGAGAGCGCGGAGCGGCCGAGGGTGGCCCCCATTTCCTCCGCGACGGACGCGAGGACCGAGTCGAAGATGGAGAGGGCGGCGGCGTCAGGCCTGGCCACGGGGCATTCCGGGCAGTCGTTGCAGGACGGCTTCGACGACCTCGGCCGCCGAGTGGGCGCCGGTGTTGAACTCGAGGACCTCGGGGCCTTCGCGCTGCCGGTAGGAGCCCTGGACCCGGCGGGCGAGGTCGAGGTCGTCCAGGCGGCCCGTGGCAGCGGCGCGGCTCGCCAGCGCTTCCTCGGGCGCCGAGAGCCGGACGATCATCTTGCGCAGGGTCATCATGCGCATGAGCGCGAGAAGCTGGTCGATGGCCGCCTCGTAGCTCACGAGACGGCCATCGCTCTCGAACATGAAGGGACCTTCGACGATGCAGTTGTAGTGGAACTTCAGGTAGTTCGCGACGAGGAGGCGGAGCTGCTGGTGTACCAGCTCGAGCTCGGCGTGGCGGTCGGGGTCCGGCCGGGCGATGGCCTCGTTCAGCAAGTAATCGGTGCTCACGACGGCTGTCGGGCGGCTCATGGCCCGGCCGAGAGCGTGAGCGATGGTCGTCTTGCCTGCGAGCGGTGGGCCGTAGATGACGATGAGGTCAGGCATGGGTCTCGCTTTCCAGTATGAGGTTGCCTGCGACGTCCACCCTGCCGGTCCAGCCGGGCGGCACGAGGGTGGTGCTGTCCATCTGCTCGATGACGGCGGGGCCGTGCAGGACGTTGCCGGCAAGGAGGCGGTCGCGCGCGTAGACGGCCGCGCTGACCTCGGCGGACCCGAAGAGGACCGGCCGGCGGCCCTCGAAGGCCGCAGCGGCGTCCGGTCCGCCCTCGGGCACGCCAGCGACGGGCGGGACGTCCCGTCTCAGCCGCCCGCGGGCGCGCACGAGGGTCA
Coding sequences within:
- a CDS encoding hydantoinase B/oxoprolinase family protein, whose product is MARPDAAALSIFDSVLASVAEEMGATLGRSALSPNIRERRDFSCAVFDPTGNLIAQAAHIPVHLGAMPESVAAVRSLAPFAPGDLALLNDPYLGGTHLPDVTMVSPVFERSSARPGRLLGFVASRAHQADIGGMAPGSMPLARELVQEGLIIPPLKLMRRGVLNQEALALILRNVRTPDERRGDLDAQMAAHRVGERRLQEIAAKYGPGVLRARMRDLLDYAERLTRAALARIPPGTYRFRDALDNDGISRGVVPIQVALVAGQGELVVDFTGSAAERHSSVNAVAAVTRSAVYYVVRCLLGENAPMNAGCFRPVTVILPESSVVNASPGRAVSAGNVETSQRIVDAVLGALGRALPDIVPAASSGTMNNIAVGGFDSLRRRPFAYYETLAGGAGGGPKAPGLDAVHTHMTNTLNTPVESLEMTYPFRVLEYSLREGSGGAGLHRGGDGLIRAYEFLTETDVTLMTDRRRTRPWGARGGRPGAAGRNSLVRDGKERRLPGKTQFRASPGDVLRVQTPGGGGWGKAGRGR
- a CDS encoding AAA family ATPase — translated: MPDLIVIYGPPLAGKTTIAHALGRAMSRPTAVVSTDYLLNEAIARPDPDRHAELELVHQQLRLLVANYLKFHYNCIVEGPFMFESDGRLVSYEAAIDQLLALMRMMTLRKMIVRLSAPEEALASRAAATGRLDDLDLARRVQGSYRQREGPEVLEFNTGAHSAAEVVEAVLQRLPGMPRGQA